Genomic DNA from Gossypium hirsutum isolate 1008001.06 chromosome A01, Gossypium_hirsutum_v2.1, whole genome shotgun sequence:
AAAAAGAACCCACCGCTTTATTGTTTTCAAAATCGAGGAGAAGCAGAAGCAAGTTATTGTGGAGAAGCTTGGTGAGCCAACCGAGAGCTATGAGGATTTTACTAAATGTCTTCCCGCTGATGAATGTCGTTATGCTGTGTACGATTTTGATTTTCTAACGGCCGAGAACGTCCCAAAGAGCAGAATCTTTTTCATTGCATGGTACTGCAAAGTTTCTTAATTGTGGTGTTCCATTGTTTCCTTTTATTACTTACTACATATTGTTGTTGTCCTATGAAGGTCTCCCGATACATCAAGGATCAGGAGCAAAATGATATACGCTAGCTCCAAAGACAGATTCAAGCGAGAACTGGATGGAATCCAAGTGGAATTGCAAGCAACAGATCCAACCGAGATGGGTCTCGATGTCTTCAAAAGCCGTGCTAACTGAATACAGTTCTTTTAGGCTTTTGCAACGGGGAAGCTTCCTTCCTTCCTACAGTATGTCTTTTACTTAAGTGAAATGTTTATAGGTTTCGAAATGGCAAAACTTGGACAATTACCGATTTCCAAGTTTTTCCATAAAGACTTTTATCAGTCTCGATGATGATAAACCCGTAGTTTCGGGTATATGTGATTTGTTATCTATAGTACCTATGCTTTGAGTGCCTTTCTGTAGTCTTTTATCTCCTTCAGCGCTAATATGCAACTGTTTGTGAGGGTTAGACAACACATTTAGTTCATTttcaagttcttttttttttttggtttaatttcatTGAATATTGACCCTCGTTTGTTTTCTTTCAGAGTGTTAAAAAGGGTATGCTTTCATGGCTTACGAGTcactgaaattttttttttttggtattatttaTTACACTGGATTTGATCGCAAATTTATTTGTACGAGATATTTTTGCTGGTTGATATTTGTTGGTGAAGAGACTTGGTCTTGAAGTGAGAGTGATTGTTAAGTGTTAGCTACTTTTTGCCTGTTGTTTTTTTGGGTGATGGGCTAAGTATTGGATTTGGATGCCAACTTTGAATGTTTGATAATGATGCTTTATCATCTTCTGTCAACTAATATCTTTCTCTTGCTTTTGACTTGTTTGATTGTTTTGTCGATTGTTCGGTTGGttctttgtttaaattttttttcaaaggagttactttaaaaaaaaaaaaacctatgtCTATTTGGTATCTCAAGTTTTTTTGATCTAACTGATGCCACCATCGTTATCCACGCCCCTACTGGTTTTTATACGGTCTTCTTTGATGATCGAAActctctcttttctcttttcctcttaGTTGCTTTTTATACTGAACTTCATCGTCGTTGGCTGCCCAATGATACATACCCTCACCTAATTCAAAAGAGTACCTAAAAAACCAATAGATGAGTAAGGAGAAAGAGAACGAGCAACTCAAAGTAAAAAGGTGAAAAAACCCATTTTTGGTTTTTAAGATGGCACTTCTCAGCAGTCGAGTTTCAGGGAAAAAAGAGAGAGGAGCAAGAGAGAAGCGCTTCGTCGTTGAAATCAAAGGTGAAAGGACATTGGATGTAGACCCTAACGAGCGGCGATGCAGCTCTATGGCTTCAAGGGAGAGAGTTTATCTTGGTTTGAGGAGGAAAATTAAGCTAAAGGGGAAAATGTGTTTTGAACGTCAAACAAAATGGTGGACACTTTTCTGGGTTTCTTTTATCCGCGGTGGGTCGGCGCTTGAACGGTGATGGTGCTGGGAGGAGAACGATGGAAAAGACATAAaagcaaaaaagagaaagaaagaacaTTATTATTTGGAATAGAGATataaaaaacattattatttgcaTGATACgagataataaaatttataaagtttTATGAATTAATTGAGAAATGGGCAGCCTTGCTAAGATaaaattgatgaatttgtattttATGAATTTGTGTGCCTTTAATTGAGAAATGGACAATTTTGTTCAATACATTTTCTCATCTATTTTCCGAGTTCCCAAACAAGCTGAAAAAAGAAGATCGTcatgttttagttgttttatttttttaagttttaaattaattgtttattttcgAATTAGATCAGCAATTTCTTCCGATTGAATCGtcttgcttatttatttattttttttaatttttagtacaGTGTTTGATCCAAGGTAgttgatttaatttgattttaaaaaaatcgaacaattagatgatcattttataatttttcatagttaAGTTATAAAAAGAAACTTAGTTAGGTTACTATTAATGTAATtcacccttattttatttgtttaataaatttatacGACGAGCAAGATGATATATGTTACTTAGGAGGGCACTGCCTAGAATTGCAAGCAATATATTATAATCAACCTTGATAATGACAACAATAGGAATTATTGTAGagtaataagaaataaaaataaataaacgtaaattttacatggaaaattGTTATTAGACAACCCTGTTATAACCAATGTCTAATAGAAGAAGTATAGTCTTATACGAATTCAACTTGTGCGGCATGGTCTGTATCTTAGGGGTTCGAGTCAGATCAAACAGGAttcgggtcacacaactctagCATTGGTAATACTCAAAATGTATGAACTTAGACCCAAAATTAATGAACACAAGCTCAAGCTCAAGCCCAACTAGTATAACAATGTTCAATAAATGAGTAGGCTAGCTAATCATTAACAAGTGACGAGATTCGGGTCACACAACAAAATTGGTTGATATCGGTTTCAATATCTTCAAGAGCCATGTTCATCATTAGGCTTTGTTTTCTCTACGGCAAACTTGAATAAGTTTCGATGCTAATTTCTAAGTTTGGCCGTAGGCTTTCTATTAACATTAGTTATAAATTCATATGTACTTTCAAGTATATCGTATGTGTGATTTATTATCTGTGGAGCCTATGTGTTAAGAGTGCCTTTGTATCGTCTCTTATCTCTTCAAAGCTAACATATGTAGTTGTTTTGTGAGGTGTTATACGGCATATTTACAGCTACTTCAATTTAATGGAATGGAATACAGTTGTAATGAAATAACTAATTATTATGAATGGAAAAAAgttgtaataaaaaattttaataaaaaataatatacgtAGAAATTTTAAAcattagtaattaaaaaattatttcatagatatatattatttaaatataattaaaaatataatagtatgatatattaattaaaaaaatataatttattgtaaatattatattaatggataatatttgaaataaataatctaACTATTTATATTTTCCATGGTAAGAAAATTTCGTTTAAGCCCCtcagtaaaataaaaatatttaatttaaacctCTTTAgccaattttttattattctaaaaaaataataatttaattaaataattcaaaatttaataatttatttaatcaaatagcAATCGATCAAATTGAGAATTGGTAGTCTAACTTGTATGAGAATCAATTTAGTTGTAAAATCATTGGTGCCTTTGGTTTGTGGGAAATTATTTTCAGcccatttaaaatttctttgCTATCCTACTTGAGGTTTGTGCTTTTCGGGTTTGAGGTTGAAGTTTTTCATATCGAATTATTACGAGTTCaaataaattttggttttgataAAGTCAGATTCATTTTGAGTTATTTGTTCCtgccattttttaattttaattgatttgagtTCATTTCATTTCGATTTAAATAAGCATgggttctatttttttaataatcagTTAGATTAGATTAGAATTTCGGGTTGAAATTAAAAGATTTAACTTAAACTTTTGTTCCcaaaataaatagttttttttctaTATACAAGTCGAATTCGATATTCAAATTGGATTACCCTAAAATCTATATCACtgttaaaattaatttgttataaaatttatcattaaataaaaataaaattacaattttattatataaataattgcTTGAGTCCAAACTTTAATATATAGTGGTCCTATTTAGGCTTGACTCAGTCTcattaaaaatgtgaaatgaaaagaattaaagattaattaaaaaaatcagagacatctcatatttttttaactttttctctctctatttttttttacaatgtcatatttttaattcaatatttatgtGTTAAAAATGAATTGTCTAATTTCAGTTTTAATCTTATTATTAGGCTTAATTACAAAATTGGACTTCAACTTAtattattttacataaaaatgcacgaaatccaataaaaatgcATCACATGTATAAATTTTTTGGATAAAATGAGTCGAAATTAACAATTAATTCTCTCTACGACAATCCCATTTGTCTGCCAAAATTTTGCCAGTTATAAAAAGGTGGTTGTTATACACCTACTGTGATAGAGAGATAATTGTTGTAAAACTTACAATTAAACTCATATCGTGAATTTTCATTAGATAAAGAAACTgagaaatacattaaaaaaaccAATGGTGATGTTTATTGACatgacatataaaataaatagtgctATGTTAACATAAAACACATATGAATTATTACATAAGTTGTCACACCGatatcattaaagaaaataaatgttttaattagtatttttgctaaaaaaaccgatttaattattttttaaaaaataaacggttaaatttaacttataaaacaaataagaaccaaattgacaaaaaattatcgaaataatgttgtataaaaaaaatcatactattCCAAAAGCTAGTCaaaggaaaaaaatatgaaagtgaCATGAAAGCTGCCCCTtgaagaatttaaaatatttaatttctaatCATGTATATTAATTAGTATATGCTTATAATAAACattgatttataaaaaaataattaagtatatGCTTACACTAAACAATAATTTGTTAATAAATTAATCCTCAGTCTACAAAATGCTTTGATCAGCACTTAAAACCAAAAGGGTAAATTGTATTTGTAGTcatccaactattagtaaatttcttttttggtcatccaactataaaaagttacaaaatggttactcaaatatttaattttgttttttagtcacccaactaCCTTAGATTTTTGAGTGTTTCTATTTTTACGTTAGCTAGCTGGTGGCAGAAAAAGTGAtcgaattatgaaaagttacaaaatagtaaCTCAACTGTTCATGTTTATctattttagtcacccaactatctTGAATTTTTGGGTGTTTTACTGTTTTCATTTTTACGTTAGCCaacaagacaaaattgaatagtcgTGGTTacccaactataaaaagttacaaaatagttactCAATTATACAATTGTCttttttagtcacccaactatctTGGATTTTTGGGTGTTGCCATTTTTACATTAGCCAACTGGTGACAAAAAAAAGTTATCAAAcaatgaaaagttacaaaatagtaaCGGAACTaatcaattttgtcttttttagtcACCCAATTCTCttggatttttgggtgttttaCTGGTTTCATTTTTACGTTAGCCAGCTGGtgataaaaaagacaaaattgaatagtcggatgatcattttgtaacttttcataattaggtgatcaaaaaagaaatttactaatagttggatgGGTAGTAGTGTAGTTTGGCCTTTTTTAAGCATATGCTTACACTAAACTTTGATTTGTTAATAAATTAATCCTTGGTCTACCAAATGCTTTGATCATcacataaaaacaaaaataagaacaCCCAAAGCCGGCACAGCTAACACAACACCTTGTAATAATTCAATGACCGGCCTTCATATCCTTTTGTAATAATCCctgaaatttcatgaaataaatctTCTTCTTCATAATTCCATTGAAGCTACCTTTTTATGATTACTTGTTCAACAAGGTAACTTGTTCTTCATTGTGTTCTTTCATGGCGGGAAACTATAGGTTTGCAATGGACCAAAAAGATCTTGTAAGAACATTGATTACGACAGTAGGAAGTTTCATTCAAGATCGATTGATCGATAAAGAGCAAAGGATTCAACACAAAGAACAGTGTGCCGAAAGATTAGCTGCCGAAGACGGAAGCTCGGGGAACGATGTTGAAGTCCGATATTCTGATCAAGCTGTGTTAGCGAATCTCGATTGGGGTATCGAAGCACTCGAAGAAGCTATTAATACGTCAAATATCGAAACCAAACATGCTAGATTAGATTATGCTGAAAAGATGCTACAAGTATGTGCTATGTTGGTTTCAAATCAAAAAACTGCTGGTGTGCCTAATTCTTATTTATCAGCATGGGCTTATTTGAATCTTTCGTATTTATGGAAACTTCGTAACGATGTTCGTAACTCAGTGATTTATGTTCTCGAGATGTTTATCGTCGAACCCTTTTTTTCTCGGATCGATTTTGCGCCCGAGCTTTGGAAAAATCTGTTCTTACCACATATGAGTTCAATTGCAGGGTGGTATGCTGAAGctaggcataaacttataatgGAAGTAGTACCTGATTCAAATGATTTATCATTTACTGCTGATTTAGATCAATTTTTCAATGAATCGTTGGTTTTTTCGATGCGGCCGGATCAAATCGAGAAGATGAAGAAACTTGAACAACTTTATAGCGAATCATTAGACGAAAACACACGATTGTTTGCTAAATATTATAAAGATTGTATGAATTCTGATTCAGGTTCGGGTGTTAACAAGAAAGTTATGGCTCCTATGTTACCGATTGCCGAGCCACCAATGACTCCGCTTCATGAGGTGAGTCGGTCCATCCCGGATTATGTCAAATTCGGTCCTATATTGCCGAAAAGTGCTGGATTTTCGCCGGTTCTTAAATCGAAACATGGTGGAAGAGATGTAAACAGGTTAGCTTTAATTACTGttgaaaattattagtaaattataaCATGTTTCTTATAATGTTGATGTGTACATTTGGTTATAGCAGAGTGAACTTAAATTCTTCGGTTTTTTCGCATAGTATTGATGATTCTGCAGCATGGGATCCTCAAGTAAGAACCCGAAACTTGAATCTATCCGAATATATTTCTATCGATAATGAACGTTTTTGGTCATCTTTTTGCTTTTTAGGATGGTGTACCTGAGGAGAATGAAGATGATTCTGATTATGAGGCGATCGGATCAATAG
This window encodes:
- the LOC121230562 gene encoding actin-depolymerizing factor 2 isoform X2, with the protein product MANAASGMAVHDDCKLKFLELKAKRTHRFIVFKIEEKQKQVIVEKLGEPTESYEDFTKCLPADECRYAVYDFDFLTAENVPKSRIFFIAWSPDTSRIRSKMIYASSKDRFKRELDGIQVELQATDPTEMGLDVFKSRAN
- the LOC121230562 gene encoding actin-depolymerizing factor 1 isoform X1, with amino-acid sequence MWYYFISQANAASGMAVHDDCKLKFLELKAKRTHRFIVFKIEEKQKQVIVEKLGEPTESYEDFTKCLPADECRYAVYDFDFLTAENVPKSRIFFIAWSPDTSRIRSKMIYASSKDRFKRELDGIQVELQATDPTEMGLDVFKSRAN